A single window of Archangium gephyra DNA harbors:
- a CDS encoding YdcF family protein codes for MFVFLSKVLDLLLAPLSWGLLLGVVGLLLRRRRARLAAGLQGLGLLVVYVFSLEPVANGLQRWVEAGAVSTYRPDTVYDAVIVLGGAVDADATERSGLPEYTHPVERILRGYELLRQGRARQVLISGGTLDTRPGALVEADILARQLRLWGVEPERMVLEGRSRNTRENAVESERLIREKGWRRLVLVTSAAHMPRALGTFEAVGLKPDTLVVDVRAHDWHLRGTWWQPRASNLSAGSDALRELFGRLVYRLRGWA; via the coding sequence GTGTTCGTCTTCCTGTCGAAGGTGTTGGATCTGCTGCTCGCGCCACTCTCGTGGGGCCTGCTGCTGGGCGTGGTGGGCCTGCTGCTGCGCCGGAGACGGGCGCGGCTGGCGGCGGGGCTGCAGGGGCTGGGGCTGCTGGTGGTGTACGTCTTCTCGCTCGAGCCGGTGGCCAATGGCCTCCAGCGGTGGGTGGAGGCGGGCGCGGTGTCCACGTACCGGCCGGACACGGTCTATGACGCCGTCATCGTGCTGGGCGGCGCGGTGGACGCGGACGCCACCGAGCGCTCGGGACTGCCCGAGTACACCCACCCGGTGGAGCGGATCCTCCGCGGCTACGAGCTGCTGCGGCAGGGGAGGGCGCGCCAGGTGCTGATCTCGGGAGGCACGCTGGACACGCGGCCCGGGGCGCTGGTGGAGGCGGACATCCTGGCGCGGCAGCTGCGGCTGTGGGGCGTCGAGCCGGAGCGCATGGTGCTGGAGGGGCGCAGCCGCAACACGCGGGAGAACGCGGTGGAGTCCGAGCGCCTCATCCGGGAGAAGGGCTGGCGGCGGCTGGTGCTGGTGACGAGCGCGGCGCACATGCCGCGGGCGCTGGGGACCTTTGAAGCGGTGGGGCTGAAGCCGGACACGCTGGTGGTGGACGTGCGCGCGCACGACTGGCACCTGCGCGGGACGTGGTGGCAGCCGCGGGCCTCCAACCTGTCGGCGGGGTCGGACGCCCTGCGCGAGCTCTTCGGGCGCCTCGTCTACCGGCTGCGCGGCTGGGCCTGA
- a CDS encoding NAD(+)/NADH kinase: protein MQTLLLVAKKDKPEAAELAARIRERYPSHDVLGDRLLAHTLGWPRVDDRELATRADLVVVLGGDGTLIHAARLLDGRPTPILGVNLGSLGFMTEIPVEELFLSLDEVLAGRFKTDSRMKLCSRLVRDGKVLVQDEVLNDVVINKGALARIADHEVSVEGVPIATYKADGVILATPTGSTAYSLSAGGPIVHPSVDCTVLTPICSHALTHRPIVVPADRTIRITLASETADTFLTLDGQTGHGLQCGDSIEVVRSPNRVNLVRNTRVGYFTILRQKLHWGER, encoded by the coding sequence GTGCAGACCCTGTTGCTCGTCGCCAAGAAGGACAAGCCCGAAGCGGCGGAGCTGGCCGCTCGCATCCGGGAGCGCTACCCCTCGCATGACGTGCTGGGGGACCGGCTCCTGGCCCATACGCTCGGCTGGCCCCGGGTGGACGACCGCGAGCTGGCCACCCGGGCCGACCTGGTGGTGGTGCTGGGGGGAGATGGCACCCTCATCCACGCGGCCCGGTTGCTGGACGGACGCCCCACGCCCATTCTCGGCGTCAACCTGGGCAGCCTGGGCTTCATGACGGAAATCCCCGTCGAGGAGCTGTTCCTCTCGCTGGACGAGGTGCTCGCCGGCCGCTTCAAGACGGACTCGCGGATGAAGCTCTGCTCGCGGCTGGTGCGCGACGGCAAGGTGCTGGTGCAGGACGAGGTCCTCAACGACGTGGTCATCAACAAGGGCGCGCTGGCGCGCATCGCGGACCACGAGGTGTCCGTCGAGGGCGTGCCCATCGCCACGTACAAGGCGGACGGCGTCATCCTGGCCACGCCCACCGGCTCCACCGCGTACTCGCTGTCGGCGGGTGGCCCCATCGTGCACCCGTCGGTGGACTGCACGGTGCTCACGCCCATCTGCTCGCACGCGCTCACGCACCGCCCCATCGTCGTGCCGGCGGACCGGACCATCCGCATCACCCTGGCCAGCGAGACGGCGGACACCTTCCTCACGCTGGACGGGCAGACGGGCCACGGCCTGCAGTGCGGCGACAGCATCGAGGTGGTGCGCTCGCCCAACCGGGTGAACCTGGTGCGCAACACCCGCGTGGGCTACTTCACCATCCTCCGGCAGAAGCTCCACTGGGGCGAGCGGTAG
- a CDS encoding bifunctional metallophosphatase/5'-nucleotidase: MSFPFRPPSPLATLLAALLLAAGCASLPGSAPTSSPAAESRPAENAASEAEQEEEPTVTLTLLHVNDVYQFTPVDFGARGGLGRLSTLRKQVLAESPNTLFLMAGDTLGPSVESTFHKGKQMIDAWNALGLDFAVLGNHEFDFGPDVMLERIRESRFTWLGANVMDKKTGRTFGETPPFVIREVGGVKVGIFGVLLGKTKYSSKPGPDVYFTDTCAKARELVPQMRKQGAQIIIGLTHLFVAEDKVLARCAPIDLIIGGHEHVMMQAVSNGTPIIKMSSEARELGRVTLHVGTQSGKLKSMDFDMLPVTPEVPEDPAFAKAMREYDAMMAELSQPVGRTRVPLDALEESNRSHETNLASFVADAYRQAAGAEVALINGGSIRSDSVLRPGPLTRRDVLAIHPYPGSVVSIEVSGAVLRQALEHGVSRSAEETDPGRFPQVSGIQYAFDVCRPPGDRIVRVTVNGEPLDVKRTYSLATNSYMSGGGDGYSMFKGAKYRVSPDKGRTTQDVLRDAFASAESIAPATTGRIERLRGGARELARKDDKEHEDGKHVLSCPGTASAHP, encoded by the coding sequence ATGTCCTTCCCGTTCCGCCCGCCGAGCCCCCTGGCCACCCTCCTGGCCGCCCTGCTTCTCGCCGCTGGTTGCGCCTCGCTCCCTGGGAGCGCACCCACGTCCTCCCCGGCCGCGGAGTCCAGACCCGCCGAGAACGCGGCCTCCGAGGCGGAGCAGGAAGAGGAACCCACCGTCACCCTCACGCTGCTGCACGTCAACGACGTGTACCAGTTCACCCCGGTGGACTTCGGGGCCCGGGGCGGACTGGGGCGGCTGTCCACCCTGCGCAAGCAGGTGCTCGCCGAGTCGCCGAACACGCTGTTCCTCATGGCCGGTGACACGCTGGGGCCCTCCGTGGAGTCCACCTTCCACAAGGGCAAGCAGATGATCGACGCGTGGAACGCGCTCGGCCTGGACTTCGCGGTGCTGGGCAACCACGAGTTCGACTTCGGCCCCGACGTGATGCTCGAGCGCATCCGGGAGTCCCGCTTCACCTGGCTGGGCGCCAACGTCATGGACAAGAAGACGGGCCGCACCTTCGGCGAGACCCCGCCCTTCGTCATCCGCGAGGTGGGCGGCGTGAAGGTGGGCATCTTCGGGGTGCTGCTGGGCAAGACGAAGTACAGCTCCAAGCCGGGCCCGGACGTGTACTTCACGGACACCTGCGCCAAGGCGCGCGAGCTGGTGCCGCAGATGCGCAAGCAGGGCGCGCAGATCATCATCGGCCTCACGCACCTGTTCGTCGCCGAGGACAAGGTGCTGGCCCGCTGCGCCCCCATCGATCTCATCATCGGTGGCCACGAGCACGTGATGATGCAGGCGGTGTCCAACGGCACGCCCATCATCAAGATGTCCTCCGAGGCGCGGGAGCTGGGGCGCGTCACCCTGCACGTGGGCACCCAGAGCGGCAAGCTCAAGAGCATGGACTTCGACATGCTGCCGGTGACGCCCGAGGTGCCGGAGGACCCCGCCTTCGCCAAGGCCATGCGCGAGTACGACGCGATGATGGCCGAGCTGTCCCAGCCCGTGGGCCGCACGCGGGTGCCCCTGGATGCCCTCGAGGAATCCAACCGCAGCCACGAGACGAACCTGGCCTCCTTCGTCGCGGACGCCTACCGCCAGGCCGCCGGCGCGGAGGTGGCGCTCATCAATGGGGGCTCCATCCGCTCGGACTCGGTGCTGAGGCCGGGCCCGCTCACCCGGCGCGACGTGCTGGCCATCCACCCCTACCCGGGCTCGGTGGTGAGCATCGAGGTGTCGGGCGCGGTGCTGCGCCAGGCGCTCGAGCACGGCGTGAGCCGCAGCGCCGAGGAGACGGACCCCGGCCGCTTCCCCCAGGTCTCCGGCATCCAGTACGCCTTCGACGTGTGCCGCCCCCCGGGCGACCGGATCGTCCGCGTCACCGTGAATGGCGAGCCGTTGGATGTGAAGCGGACGTACTCGCTCGCCACCAACTCGTACATGTCCGGCGGCGGTGACGGGTACAGCATGTTCAAGGGCGCGAAGTACCGCGTCTCGCCCGACAAGGGCCGCACCACGCAGGACGTGCTGCGCGATGCCTTCGCCTCCGCCGAGTCCATCGCCCCCGCCACCACGGGCCGCATCGAGCGGCTGCGCGGGGGGGCCCGGGAGCTCGCCAGGAAGGACGACAAGGAGCACGAGGACGGCAAGCACGTCCTGTCCTGCCCGGGCACGGCGAGCGCGCACCCGTAG